The sequence below is a genomic window from Acidilobus saccharovorans 345-15.
AACACCAGCCTGTCCCTGCCCCACGACGAGAGGGTAAGCGAGCCCTCGTCCCCAGTAACGTCTATTACATTAACGGGGAACTGGTCCTCAAACTTGTTAGCATTTATAAGTTCCCTTATCGGCTCCGCTAAGTACTTGGGCGCTATTATTGTGAGCCTGCTCTTCCTCCCACTTAACTGCATCGTGCCTAGCAAGCCCGGAAGGCCGTTTATGTGATCCCCATGCCCATGAGTTAACACAATGAAGTCCACCTTAGTGGGGGATATCCCCGCCTGCCTGAGCCTCTGCTGGGCCCCCTCCCCAGAGTCCATGAGTATGACGTTGCCCGCCCAGTCCCTCACCACATAGGCGGCGGTGAACCTTTCAAGGCTCGGCAATGCCGCGCCCGTGCCAAGGGTTATGACCTCTACCTGTCTCGCCACAGCGCCTTGCCCGCGCGCTGGGAGCTACGTGGCCTTTTTAGCCACAACTATTTGCCTGGTGAGCCCAGAGTGCACGTATTGATCTATTCTGGCTATTAGGTCAAAGCCTTGCTCAACGGCATACTTATAGGGGGCCAGATCGACGGGCCCTGCGTAGGCAACGTAGCCGCCAGGCTTCAGCACTCGGGCCGACTCCTGGAGGAACCCCTCGACTAGGTCTCCATAGCTCTCCCCAACAACCCTGGTCGACCTGCCATAGGGGGGATCGCTGGCTATAGAATCGACGCTGCCCTCCTTTAGGGGAAGGCGCCTCGCGTTGGCAATAAGCGACAAAGAGTCTAGCCCAGCCCATGAGAAGTTGGTCTTAGAGCCGTAAGCCATTGAACCGTCTATGTCAACGCACAGCGCCTTGCTGCCTCCGGCAAGCACGGCCTCTAGCGCAAGGGTTCCGGTTCCACAGAAAGCGTCCAGAAACGTGCCCCCATAAGGTAGTCTTGAGAGGTTCACCATAGCCCTGGAGAGCCTTATGTCGAGCTCCCCTGACCTCCAGAACGGCCTGTTTGGGGGCGACCTGAGCTTAACGTTGCCAAGGTCCCTTCTACCGACGGCAAGGCCAACTATAGCAACGCCCTCGCTTATTAGTATCCTTACGGTGTTCTCCGAGCTTAGGCTTGGCCTTATGGAGAGTTTGGTAAGACCCCTCAGAAGTTCTGTAGGACTGCAGCAGGGCTCCACCTTAATCGAGGTCAGCTCGAGCTTAAAAGACTTGAGCCCCCTGAGCTCCAGCGACCTCAGGGCCTTAGCCAACAGCTCTTCGACCTCGCACCTCTCCCCATAGGCTAGCACCTCCCCGACCTCCTTCACGTAAGCTGCCCTCTTGGCATAGGCCGATACGTTTACAACGTCGGCGTTAAAGAGCACTACCTGGTCAAGCCTTAACAGCGGCTTGTACGCTGAACCGCTTAGCTCTACCAGGGCTTTCAGCTCCTCCTCTGGAAGCCTTGGGTGTCTGCCAGATAGGTAGGCGTAAAGCATGCACTCGTTCTCCTGATAAGGGCGACCCCCGAGAGCTTAAGAGATCTTGAGCGCAGGCTTTTAAATAGAGGATGCACAGACAAGGCCCACGAGTGCCGCCGTAGCTCAGCCGGTAGACCCTGCGCGGGCCGCCAGCGCCGGCCTTGTAAGCCGGTGGTCGCGGGTTCAAGTCCCGCCGGCGGCTCCACTACTACTTGATCATTATTTAGAGGTAGAGAAGTAAAATGACCACAGCTATGTCGCCTGCGAAACCGACGCTCATTATCATGGAGAGCGCATTATTTGATAGCCCTCCAGCGACAAAGGCCATGCCTGCAATGCCTGCCATCAACGTCATGATCCCGCCTATAACCGATAGCGTGGCCTTCACTACATTCCTGGACAGCAGCGACAGCACAAGAATTACTATGAATAGAAGACCTATGATAACCCCTACTGCCATGTGAGGCGCAAGCAATGGTATAAGTGAGAAGTAGTACATCATGTACCCCATCATGAAGTAGCTGTGAGGCGGAGTAACATTCATGGGCGCGAAAAGGTTAATCCACATGCCAATTATAAACTGAATGGTCAATAATACAGCCTGAACCAGCGACACGGCCTTTAGCGACTTGCTAGCTCCGCCTGCTTGATTAACCAACTTGAATCCTGTAAGGGGCTGAAACTGCAACTTAAAAGCGTGAGCCTAAATTGTTGCCCTAAAGCCCCTAGCAAAACTTCCATTATATTAAAGCCGGCCATCAGGAATTAAATTTAAAGGCCTTCACGCTGGCCTGCCCCTTCAAAGCCCAACTCAGAAAGCTCGATTTCCAAAACTTAGCCGCTCTGACGTGCAACCTGTGGGTTATATCATGACGTAATGCAGCAGGAATGGCCTAGAGTGGCTAAACCGCATTTACAGCGGCGAGTCCTTCAATAGCGTTTCCACACCTTCCTTGAAGAAAGGGTGTAGTTCACTACGAAACCTGCAAGAATACCAACAAAGAGCCCCAACAGGGGGTTCACGTGCGTTAGCCTAGTCACGAGCTCCGCAACAAAAAATATCGTAAGCCCTGCTGGAGCTACCATTAAGTGGTACCTCACGAGCCTCGAGTACCAGCGGCCTGGCCTCCTGTCCCTGAAGGTCCAGAGATCATTAAGCATGAAGTTGCTCAGTATACTTACCTCTATGCCTCCAACGTAGGAAAACGTGTAGTTAGTAACGAGGAGCAGCGCCGCTGCAACTCCTTCGTTAACCCCCGTTCCTATGGCGCCTACGACAGCGAACTTGATGGGTCTTGAAATCTTTATCACGTGCCATAAGTAATCTAAAATGGTCTTCGCGCCGAGCTTGCTCTTGCCGCTGAGCCTGCGCGAGAATACGTAGGGCACGTCGACAACTCTGGCCTGCGGGTTCCTGTAAAGTATCTCAAGTAGCGCCTTGTAACCCGTGGGGTTTGCCTCCTCTATCGAGATGGCACCCCTTCTTATCATAAAGAAGCCAGACATGGGATCAGTGGTCCTCCTGGACTCAGGCACAAGAAGCCTAGCTATAACCGTGGCCCCCCAGCTTATTAGCCTCCTTATAGGGCTCCAGCCCTCGGTTCCCCCGCCCTTTGTGTATCTGCTCGCCACAACTATGTCCGCGCCCTTCTCCTCAGCCGCCTTCAGCATCAATGGTATAACCTCCGGCGGGTGCTGCAAGTCGGCGTCCATAACTACTACATATCTTCCTTTCGAGGCCCTTATGCCGTCGATTATAGCGGTGGCTAACCCCCTCCTGTTCTTCCTAAGGATCAGCTTAACCCTTGGATCCACCTTACTAATCTCCATAATTGCCTCGGCAGTGCCATCAGGGCTATTGTCGTCAACAAATATGATCTCGTATTGATTTATTTTCGCCAAAGCCTCGTTCAGTCTCTTAGCCAGCGGAACTACGTTTTCCCTCTCGTTGTATGTCGGCACCACCACGCTCAGAATGGTCTCGCTCAAGCGGTTCACCTTGGAGTTTATCGCAGCGGCCAATGATGCAGTTGCTAAAGACTCACGTTAAAAGCCCTAACAGTCACAGCTAATAAAGAGCAACAGAGGTGCGGCCTCACGTCAAAGGATGCCCTTGGCTCAAAGCTAAAACTGCTTGGAAGATCCCCGGCGCTGTTGCACCAAAGCAGCATGGCACTTATTATAAGTGACGTGCACCTTGGCTATGAGGACTCCATGGCTACTCAGGGCGTCTTCCTTCCGAGGCTCCAGCTGAAGAAAGCCGAGAGCATTATAGATGAGGGCGTCAGAGCGGGTGCTAAGAGGCTCTTAATAGACGGCGACCTTAAGCATGTATTTGAAAAACTAACAAAAGGCGAGAGGCTGGAGGTCACAGAGCTTATTAGGCACGCGCTGGAGGCCGACATTAAAGAAATAGTGCTCGTAAGGGGCAACCACGATACCTTTGTAGCCCCGCTACTCAAGGACTTTGGGGTCGAGGTTGTTGATGACTATATGGATCTGGGCGACGGCATCATTGTGACTCATGGCCATAAACTTGTCGACGCGGTTAAAAGCAGTTCCACTGTGATAATAGGCCACGAACATCCAAGCCTTGAAATAAGCCTGGCTGGCGCCAAGGTTAAGCTACAGGCATTGCTCAAGTCGCCCCTCAAGGGTGGGGGCGAACTGCTGGTGCTCCCAGCCATAAGCCTCTATCAGACTGGAACTGCCATAACTCCAAGCCCTGAGACCTACCTTTCGCCTATAGTAAAGGAGCTGGCAGAGCTGCAGGAGGCAGTTCCAATAATAGTTGACAGGGAGATAGGCGTAGTGGAGCTGCCGACGCTTAAGGAGCTCTTCGCGGGAATTATTTGATGCACTTGTTCTCATCAAGTATCTTGTAGATGTTGTTCACCGCCTCATAGACCTCGTTCTCCCGCTTGGCGCCTGTTATCACCATTTTACCGCTGCTAAATATCAGCAGGACAACCCTTGGCTTGTCCATCCTAAATATCAGCCCTGGGAACTGCTCAGGCTCATACATGCTGTGGGGTAGAACGAAGGCTGCCTTCTCAAGATCTACCACTACGTTTAGGTTAGCCGAGGCCACTATGTTTTGGATTTGAATCTGAGGCCTGCCCTGGATTACTATCCCCTTGGTTATGAATTTCTTAAGTATAGCCTTGACCGCCCACACCAGCTGCTTGACGCTCTTGGCTCCCGTCACCACCATTTTCCCTGACTTGAAGACCAGCGCCGTGATCTTTGGGCTCTGCAGCCTATAAACGAGCCCTGGGAACTGGTCTGGGTTATAATCCACATCTGGTATTCTGGCCTCTATTAAGTTTAGATCGAGCGTGTTCTCTAATATCACGGTCGCCACTATGTTCTCTATATTGACGACAGGCTTCCTCTCGCCCGGCACCCCTGTGACATTGACCTCAGAAGCCTCCTCTGGCTCTGGGGGTGCAATGTCGTCCTCTTTAGACAAAACCTACCACCCTTTTTAAGCTCCAGCTTATAAATCGTTAGGGCTATTTAAAAACTTTACTTAGTTGACTTCCTTAGGGACTTAAGCCATGAGTCAAGGTTCAGGGACCACGTAAGCGCGGGCTCCGCGAAGCCCAACGATATTAGCCCCAGGGCAGTGCCAACGTCGATGAACACCGTATCACCGTTTCTGAGAGTTAAACCGTCCGGAGTAACTATGTCAGTCCTCATAAGCACCAGGACCTTCTCTCCTTTAGCTACCATTGCCCCACCTAAGTAACTTCCGTAAAGTTCTGAGAACCTGTTGAAGAACCTTATTACGCCTGAGTCCGCGCCGTTGTAGTCAGTGCCTAGATCCTCCAGCCTCGCCTTTGCAATCAGCCTTGAGGACTCCACTGTTATTTCCTTAAACTTCTCACAGTACGATGCTCCTGAAGAGCAGTAAAGGGACCAAAGTCTTCGAGTCCTCTTTATGGAATCAGCGGACAGAGATTCATGGCGACCAGTCGCAGCCTTGTACGGGCCACCAGCCAGGGTTTCTTCTGACAAGTACCTCACCGCCTATAATACTCACATAGCCAGACAGATAGAGGTAAAGGGCCACAGAGGCCGGTAAACTAAGCTCCTCCCCCTCAGTCAGCGAAACTTCAAACCCAAGTATCCTTGTCGGGTCGAGATCTTTAGTTGCCTTCGCGTCAAGGGTTCCACGGAAGGGCGAAATTTGAGGCCCTGGGGCAAAGGAGTCGCAGAGTGGCGTAACTATTAACCCTCCCTTAGCATTTAGCGAGCCCGGGATCCTAGTAAGCCTCGAGGGGTCCTCAGTAACCATTGAATCTATGTCAACACCTACGTGCGGCCCTGAGGCCCTCAGGTCGACCCCGAGGCTCGCTGCGAGGCCTCTCCAGCCGGGGTCCTCTGGCGTGGCCGGCGCGGGCCTCACGCCCCTCTTGTTAGGGAACAGGAGGCTCGCATCTAATCCTTCAGCCCTCACTAGCTTAGCTATCTCCCTCCTCTCGTCCCTACCAAGCTGCATGCACTGCTCGCAGATGCCCCTAATGTGAAAGCCCCTATGGCCAGTAAAGTAGATAAGGGGCTTGCCTCCTAGTAAATCCCTTACTATCCTGCTCACCAGGCGGGCGCTGTCAAAACCCTTCACAAGGCACTCGTCATCTACTATCTGTCCTTCACAGGCCCCTGGGTGATCTAAGTCAATATCGAATAGAAGCTCCGAGCCCTGCCAGCCTTTTTCTTCCATGTTAGGCGCGCTCGGCAACTCATATATCCCTACTGAATGATAGAGGTGCCTTGGAGTCCTTGATCTTATGTACTTCCTTAGCGATGTCTCGTCCTTAAATGCTAGGTGCCTGATGTAGCTTTCAATGTCAAATGGCTGTAGGGCAAACTCCCTCTTTGCCATATCGTGAGGAAGTATGAAGGGCGGGTCCATTCTATAGTATATTGCAAAGAGGCTCTTCAGAGAGTCAGCCTCTGACCACTTTCTTATGATAACCTCTTGTTGGTCGCCCTCACTCGATCCTTGGCGATACGTAGAAGACAAGTCTTCCACCGCCCTCGTAGTCAAATTGAACTCTGGCTGGAGCGTCTTGAGCGTACTGAATAGTCACCTGGTCAGCGCCCCTGGCGGCCTTAATCATATCATCAAAGTATTCAACGCTGTAGGTGGCCTTATCCGGCGAGTCAACCCTTATGTCTACCAGGTTCTGGTCCTCTTTGCTAAGTTCGATCTCAACCTTCTCAACATCGCCTGCCCCTATGAAGTGGAGCTTATCATCAGAGGTGGCGGCTATAGTTATTGCGTCCGCCACCTCCTCGACAGCATTTATAACGTCAACGAAGGCCGTGTTCATTAGTTTTGCCATAACTGAGAACGAGATACGAGGCTCTGGCAGCTTCTCAACGCTTAATGATATCTGAGGTATCTTGAACTCCCTCCTTCCGTGGCCCTCAAAGGCAACGATAAGCGAGTCGCCGGAAGCCTCAAGCTCGAGGCTCTCATCCCTCTGGCCCCTGGCCAGGACCTTATTAAACGCGTCGAATGAAACTCCGAACATCTCATCGCCAGACACCGAATACTCGTCAAAAGCCTCTTTGGGGTAGAAGAGGTCTACCATAACTACCCTGCTTGAGTCCAGGGCCCTCAGCGAGAGCCCCTCTGATGTTGCGAGGAAAACGCCCTCATCTATTATGTTCTTGATAGAACCTACTATGTAGACCCACGTTCTGGCGTTTCTGAATTTTAGCTTCATCGCGCTGCACCACATAATTAATGTAGTAAAACACTTAAAAGGGGAACGGTCCCTAACCTTTGTCAAAAACGTAAGCCAGAGCAGTTTCTTGCTAGGACGCGCCTCGCCTAGCTCACGCCTACTAGGGCTGCAGGCTTACTAGCATTAGTACACTTCATGAGCTTTAGAGGCTAAGAGTTTAAAACAAGTCGCCTTAACTGCTCTCCTCTGGGCCGGGGTAGCTCAGCTGGTAGAGCGCCCGGCTGTTAACCGGGCGGTCGAGGGTTCGAATCCCTCCCCCGGCGCCATTATTTACCCCTGAAGTCCTCTCACTTGGCCTTTGAACGTCACGAAACGGTTAAAAGCCGCTTTAAGCAGCTGTAGGCCTAGGTGCTGCGCGTGAAGTTCCCAAAGACCATAAGAACCTATTGCCCACGCTGCAAGACGCACACAGAGCACACAGTGGCCATTTACAAGGCCGGCAAGAGAAGGACCCTTTCGGAG
It includes:
- a CDS encoding TATA-box-binding protein — encoded protein: MSKEDDIAPPEPEEASEVNVTGVPGERKPVVNIENIVATVILENTLDLNLIEARIPDVDYNPDQFPGLVYRLQSPKITALVFKSGKMVVTGAKSVKQLVWAVKAILKKFITKGIVIQGRPQIQIQNIVASANLNVVVDLEKAAFVLPHSMYEPEQFPGLIFRMDKPRVVLLIFSSGKMVITGAKRENEVYEAVNNIYKILDENKCIK
- a CDS encoding glycosyltransferase encodes the protein MNRLSETILSVVVPTYNERENVVPLAKRLNEALAKINQYEIIFVDDNSPDGTAEAIMEISKVDPRVKLILRKNRRGLATAIIDGIRASKGRYVVVMDADLQHPPEVIPLMLKAAEEKGADIVVASRYTKGGGTEGWSPIRRLISWGATVIARLLVPESRRTTDPMSGFFMIRRGAISIEEANPTGYKALLEILYRNPQARVVDVPYVFSRRLSGKSKLGAKTILDYLWHVIKISRPIKFAVVGAIGTGVNEGVAAALLLVTNYTFSYVGGIEVSILSNFMLNDLWTFRDRRPGRWYSRLVRYHLMVAPAGLTIFFVAELVTRLTHVNPLLGLFVGILAGFVVNYTLSSRKVWKRY
- the priS gene encoding DNA primase small subunit PriS; translated protein: MEDLSSTYRQGSSEGDQQEVIIRKWSEADSLKSLFAIYYRMDPPFILPHDMAKREFALQPFDIESYIRHLAFKDETSLRKYIRSRTPRHLYHSVGIYELPSAPNMEEKGWQGSELLFDIDLDHPGACEGQIVDDECLVKGFDSARLVSRIVRDLLGGKPLIYFTGHRGFHIRGICEQCMQLGRDERREIAKLVRAEGLDASLLFPNKRGVRPAPATPEDPGWRGLAASLGVDLRASGPHVGVDIDSMVTEDPSRLTRIPGSLNAKGGLIVTPLCDSFAPGPQISPFRGTLDAKATKDLDPTRILGFEVSLTEGEELSLPASVALYLYLSGYVSIIGGEVLVRRNPGWWPVQGCDWSP
- a CDS encoding TRM11 family SAM-dependent methyltransferase, with protein sequence MLYAYLSGRHPRLPEEELKALVELSGSAYKPLLRLDQVVLFNADVVNVSAYAKRAAYVKEVGEVLAYGERCEVEELLAKALRSLELRGLKSFKLELTSIKVEPCCSPTELLRGLTKLSIRPSLSSENTVRILISEGVAIVGLAVGRRDLGNVKLRSPPNRPFWRSGELDIRLSRAMVNLSRLPYGGTFLDAFCGTGTLALEAVLAGGSKALCVDIDGSMAYGSKTNFSWAGLDSLSLIANARRLPLKEGSVDSIASDPPYGRSTRVVGESYGDLVEGFLQESARVLKPGGYVAYAGPVDLAPYKYAVEQGFDLIARIDQYVHSGLTRQIVVAKKAT
- a CDS encoding metallophosphoesterase encodes the protein MHQSSMALIISDVHLGYEDSMATQGVFLPRLQLKKAESIIDEGVRAGAKRLLIDGDLKHVFEKLTKGERLEVTELIRHALEADIKEIVLVRGNHDTFVAPLLKDFGVEVVDDYMDLGDGIIVTHGHKLVDAVKSSSTVIIGHEHPSLEISLAGAKVKLQALLKSPLKGGGELLVLPAISLYQTGTAITPSPETYLSPIVKELAELQEAVPIIVDREIGVVELPTLKELFAGII
- the pcn gene encoding proliferating cell nuclear antigen (pcna), whose translation is MKLKFRNARTWVYIVGSIKNIIDEGVFLATSEGLSLRALDSSRVVMVDLFYPKEAFDEYSVSGDEMFGVSFDAFNKVLARGQRDESLELEASGDSLIVAFEGHGRREFKIPQISLSVEKLPEPRISFSVMAKLMNTAFVDVINAVEEVADAITIAATSDDKLHFIGAGDVEKVEIELSKEDQNLVDIRVDSPDKATYSVEYFDDMIKAARGADQVTIQYAQDAPARVQFDYEGGGRLVFYVSPRIE